In a genomic window of Clavelina lepadiformis chromosome 7, kaClaLepa1.1, whole genome shotgun sequence:
- the LOC143464920 gene encoding ras-related protein Rab-8A-like, which produces MSSSGGKTYDYLFKLLLIGDSGVGKTCVLFRFSEDHFNSTFISTIGIDFKIRTIDMDGKKVKLQIWDTAGQERFRTITTAYYRGAMGIMLVYDITNEKSFDNIKNWIRNIEEHASGDVEKMILGNKCDMTEKRAVDKARGERLAIEYGIKFMETSAKASLNVEEAFFTMARDIKAKMDRKMAQAPSQNTNQVKVKAGDKKSAGLFARWCALL; this is translated from the exons ATGTCAAGCAGTGGAGGAAAAACATATGACTACTTGTTTAAATTGTTGCTTATTGGAGATAGTGGAGTTGGGAAAACATGTGTGTTGTTTCGTTTTTCTGAAGATCACTTCAATTCCACATTTATATCGACCATAG GAATAGATTTCAAAATCCGCACAATAGATATGGACGGCAAAAAAGTCAAACTTCAGATATG GGACACTGCTGGCCAGGAGAGATTTCGCACAATCACAACTGCCTATTACAGAGGAGCAATG GGCATTATGCTtgtctatgacatcacaaacgaGAAATCATTTGATAACATCAAGAACTGGATAAGAAATATTGAAGAG CATGCGTCTGGCGATGTGGAAAAAATGATATTGGGAAATAAATGTGATATGACAGAGAAGCGGGCTGTGGACAAAGCAAGAGGAGAAAGA TTGGCGATCGAGTATGGCATAAAATTCATGGAAACGAGTGCAAAAGCAAGTTTAAATGTGGAGGAG gCGTTTTTCACAATGGCTCGGGACATCAAGGCTAAAATGGATCGCAAAATGGCACAAGCGCCAAGCCAAAATACAAATCAAGTTAAAGTTAAAGCCGGCGATAAGAAAAGCGCTGGACTTTTTGCTCGATGGTGCGCGTTGCTATGA
- the LOC143464793 gene encoding leucine-rich repeat transmembrane protein FLRT2-like: MHHLLFLLSLFVVAVTAFTESANCPYKCRCDRRRYVYCNQKHLLDIPSGIPVNTEKLLLSENEIKNDRDTDRQLSRLRSLEILDMHKNKLTAIPTGLPNSLTEISLRNNNIKFVGKSSLKGLSSLTNLELDYNNITNQGLTRLAFADTHKLKELVLSYNALTEFPEGLPNSLVVLQLDNNQISHISVAAVERLTNVRILDLSNNKLVQNSVDPGAMVVMSGLRSLYMNFNQLAEIPTGLPSGLTRLELSNNNIEYIYDTENEVHGSLGRLSSLTTLDLRANKLRNVKDMALSSLRLRSAEFHDNPWQCDCHLRYFKQWLSTATRTTVVSSLSEVSCSSPSAFVGVTLMDLDIEALNCASRTSTQDLMSISNIGPHGFFLNWVNHEDTPDPPFINRQLMYGPLKCQNCSFESSEPAHQVANQEIVSHLSSFSFQDMTTAVQFNPRNASVQVGMLQPNTHYAVCVLDSQQDANSLSINHCRDVWTSAIQPTLTPHDIDDSIPLWIVILCCVAVLLVVVGIISAIVWKRRNLLNTKTPPVYSGNREDPLRYPEAYLPGYTRTMNYMVASPQPRGIMYGTNMTDRTYAECGPATSTNQRSIRRDSAVDARMEFEVLLKPNDDTRPKRLHTPMSSYSDSRDDGTLSTNHTVLSGSHDHGSPPPTYDCLHSFECVGHGHATSLPNDVPPPQLNHETGSYV, encoded by the exons ATGCaccatttattatttttgctgAGTTTGTTTGTCGTTGCTGTCACAGCCTTTACTGAAAGTGCAAACTGCCCGTATAAGTGCAGATGTGACAGACGAAGATATGTTTATTGTAACCAAAAACATCTTTTGGACATTCCCAGTGGCATCCCTGTAAACACAGAGAAGCTTCTATTGTCCGAAAATGAAATCAAGAACGACCGCGACACCGATCGGCAACTGTCGCGTTTAAGAAGTCTTGAAATCCTGGATatgcataaaaacaagttAACGGCCATTCCAACAGGGCTGCCAAACTCACTAACAGAAATTTCACTTCGGAATAACAATATAAAGTTCGTTGGTAAGTCGTCTTTGAAGGGTTTAAGCTCTTTGACCAACTTGGAGCTGGATTACAACAACATCACCAATCAGGGTTTGACTCGTTTAGCTTTTGCGGACACACATAAACTAAAAGAGCTTGTTCTGTCCTACAATGCGCTCACTGAATTTCCGGAAGGGTTGCCGAATAGTCTTGTGGTACTGCAGTTGGACAACAATCAAATAAGCCACATCTCCGTGGCCGCTGTTGAACGTTTAACCAATGTAAGAATCCTGGACCTTTCCAACAATAAATTGGTACAAAACTCAGTTGATCCGGGTGCGATGGTCGTGATGTCAGGGCTACGTAGCTTGTACATGAATTTCAACCAGCTAGCAGAAATCCCAACTGGTCTACCGAGTGGCTTAACCAGACTTGAGCTTTCAAACAATAACATCGAATACATATATGATACGGAAAACGAGGTCCACGGCAGTTTGGGAAGGCTGAGTAGTCTCACTACTCTTGATTTAAGAGCAAATAAGCTGAGAAATGTTAAAGACATGGCCCTCTCCTCCCTCAGACTCCGCTCGGCCGAATTCCATGACAATCCATGGCAATGTGATTGTCATTTACGTTATTTTAAGCAGTGGCTGTCAACCGCAACCAGAACTACTGTTGTGAGCAGTCTTAGCGAAGTCAGTTGTTCTTCCCCGTCTGCCTTCGTGGGAGTTACTCTCATGGATCTTGACATAGAGGCCCTAAACTGTGCTTCCAGAACGAGCACACAAGATTTGATGTCGATTTCTAATATAGGCCCCCACGGTTTCTTCCTAAACTGGGTTAACCACGAAGACACCCCGGACCCTCCGTTTATTAACAGGCAGTTGATGTATGGCCCCCTGAAGTGCCAGAACTGTTCGTTTGAATCTTCCGAACCGGCACATCAAGTTGCCAACCAagaaatcgtttcgcatttgAGCAGTTTCAGTTTCCAAGATATGACCACCGCTGTACAGTTTAACCCGAGAAACGCAAGCGTTCAAGTTGGCATGCTACAACCAAACACACACTACGCCGTGTGCGTATTAGATTCGCAGCAGGATGCCAATAGTCTTTCTATTAACCACTGCAGAGACGTCTGGACTTCCGCAATTCAACCGACCTTAACACCACACGACATTGACGACTCCATTCCGTTATGGATCGTCATTTTATGCTGCGTCGCAGTGCTGCTGGTCGTCGTTGGAATCATCAGCGCCATAGTCTGGAAACGTAGAAACCTGCTGAACACAAAAACGCCACCGGTGTATAGTGGTAACCGGGAGGATCCCTTGCGCTACCCGGAAGCTTATCTTCCGGGTTACACGCGTACAATGAATTATATGGTGGCTTCGCCGCAACCGCGTGGTATCATGTACGGCACCAATATGACTGACCGTACATACGCTGAATGCGGACCGGCTACCAGCACGAACCAAAGAAGCATCCGTCGCGATTCGGCCGTCGACGCTAGAATGGAATTTGAAGTTTTGTTGAAGCCGAACGACGACACTCGACCTAAGCGACTACACACACCAATGAGTTCATACAG TGATAGTCGTGACGACGGGACATTATCAACAAATCACACTGTATTAAGCGGATCACATGATCATGGATCTCCTCCGCCAACTTATGACTGCTTGCACTCATTTGAGTGCGTAGGCCACGGACATGCAACAAGCTTACCAAACGACGTGCCCCCGCCCCAATTAAACCATGAAACCGGCAGCTATGTTTAG
- the LOC143464919 gene encoding AP-4 complex subunit epsilon-1-like, with product MMSGIMNKTFNYAVDMLRSTYGAESVDMKTLFQALSTFEENDEVILKFLKHIKTLFDGSSLHQKRKFLTVVIFCSQQCFGSDIKLCLGGFGPVVITYIERSKTIWDKKLGYLTLTSLIESNSGEIIYLAVNTTLKDISSKHSVLITMALDVACHLTSVDLVPVLLPVVEKRLTHSEASVRSKALITLHSMYRLAPEFLLNYHNHIKVALSDRNPEVMAASLACVHDVVKKDPSSHSNIPKKLIFILEQVVQGNLPIAFSRHGISAPNVQIQILKILHCCEIDEKWKASLPNVLSEMMNRCQNNKNNVAFAVLYECIHTVVRLYKPSHDMFKSALHILRKFLSSNQANHLAAGLELLTLVTNIDISCCFQFQNIIMKSMEHPDETIKKQTLILLQALITNENYKVICSHMIRQLDRFEKPFFVKSFSEKLAIVAEKFVHDQGWLISTLHSIMRAAKENVSPYVSNRILTYFSKASSTDVSAELKQCHQLLIGELSFHHYKVIANIIGKYCTLEENSLESLIDVLIKQAHFQLKTTNSVPEEVAFVLLMSLKQLFCKVKGHYTSVTHKVTIALLPYASLSSIIFQHLGELHAISEIPDIADILKEDIEEYDLELSFLDVTPDEEENETEMREETSVSTEAALKCQPYSTSSQAFVKTSSAFMASLMPETPSTKMEESFLSKKPSEEHPKVWGKSGYKAQQATTTLSEALENLSAVSSTADDDKDMLDIMNDMFISAQTTASDVTMTDSNSPFHLFEKQN from the exons ATGATGTCTGGCATCATGaacaaaacatttaattaTGCAGTGGACATGTTGAGGTCAACATATGGCGCTGAATCTGTGGATATGAAGACCTTGTTTCAAGCCTTATCCACATTTGAGGAGAATGATGAAGTGATTCTGAAGTTTTTGAAGCACATTAAGACTTTGTTTGATGGTTCAAGCTTACaccaaaaaagaaagtttcttACTGTGGTCATTTTTTGCTCCCAACAATGTTTTGGTTCTGACATTAAACTTTGCTTGGGAGGATTTGGCCCAGTTGTTATAACATATATTGAGCGCTCCAAAACGATTTGGGACAAAAAACTTGGGTATCTTACTTTAACTTCTCTTATTGAGAGTAATTCTGGTGAAATTATTTATCTAGCTGTAAACACTACACTCAAAGATATTTCATCCAAACATTCAGTGTTGATTACGATGGCATTAGATGTTGCTTGTCACCTCACAAGTGTAGATTTAGTTCCTGTTTTACTTCCTGTTGTTGAAAAAAGATTAACCCATTCAGAGGCATCAGTCAGAAGCAAGGCTCTAATAACTCTACATAGTATGTACCGATTAGCACCAGAGTTTCTTCTTAACTACCACAACCACATTAAAGTTGCTTTGTCTGACCGTAACCCAGAAGTGATGGCTGCTTCACTTGCATGTGTTCATGATGTGGTAAAG AAAGATCCCAGTTCACACTCAAACATTCCCAAAAAATTGATATTCATTTTGGAGCAAGTAGTGCAAGGAAATTTGCCTATTGCGTTCAGTCGTCACGGCATTTCTGCTCCAAATGTTCagattcaaattttaaaaattcttcatTGTTGTGAAATTGATGAAAAATGGAAAGCGTCTTTGCCAAATGTTCTTTCTGAGATGATGAACCGATGTCAA AACAACAAGAACAATGTGGCATTTGCTGTATTGTATGAATGCATTCACACAGTTGTCAGACTTTACAAACCAAGTCATGATATGTTTAAGTCTGCTTTGCATATTCTCAGAAAATTCCTCAGTTCAAATCAAGCAAATCATTTAGCTGCAG GTTTGGAATTGCTAACTCTGGTCACCAACATTGACATCTCCTgctgttttcaatttcaaaacatCATAATGAAAAGCATGGAACACCCAGATGAAACTATCAAGAAACAG ACGCTTATTCTTCTTCAAGCTTTgataacaaatgaaaattataaagtcATCTGCAGTCACATGATTCGCCAGTTGGACCGTTTTGAGAAaccattttttgtaaaatcatttaGTGAGAAACTGGCAATTGTTGCGGAAAAAT ttgtacatGACCAAGGCTGGCTAATCTCTACACTGCATTCTATAATGAGGGCTGCAAAAGAGAATGTTTCCCCTTATGTTTCTAACAGAATTTTGACTTACTTTTCTAAGG CAAGTTCAACAGATGTAAGTGCAGAACTGAAACAGTGCCACCAGCTCTTAATTGGAGAGTTATCCTTTCATCACTACAAAGTTATAGCTAAC ATCATTGGAAAATACTGCACATTGGAGGAAAATAGCCTAGAAAGCCTCATTGATGTATTAATTAAACAAGCtcattttcaattaaaaacaacG AACTCAGTCCCTGAAGAAGTTGCTTTTGTCCTCCTCATGTCTTTAAAACAACTATTTTGTAAAGTGAAGGGCCATTATACAAGTGTAACCCACAAAGTTACTATAGCACTTTTACCATACGCGTCTTTATCTTCTATTATTTTTCAG caTTTGGGTGAACTGCATGCTATTTCAGAAATTCCAGATATAGCTGACATTTTGAAGGAAGATATAGAAGAG TATGATCTTGAATTATCTTTCCTTGACGTGACTCCCGATGAAGAAGAAAACGAAACTGAGATGCGCGAAGAAACGTCTGTTTCAACTGAAGCAGCCCTCAAGTGTCAGCCTTATTCCACCTCGTCACAAGCATTTGTGAAAACATCGTCCGCATTTATGGCATCTCTCATGCCAGAAACTCCCTCAACTAAAATGGAGGAAAGCTTCTTGAGCAAAAAGCCATCCGAAGAGCATCCAAAAGTATGGGGTAAAAGTGGATACAAAGCCCAGCAAGCTACTACAACCCTCAGCGAAGCACTCGAAAATTTGTCCGCCGTTTCAAGCACAGCAGACGATGACAAAGACATGCTCGATATTATGAACGATATGTTCATATCTGCCCAGACAACGGctagtgatgtcacaatgacAGACTCAAACAGTCCATTTCATTTGTTTGAGAAGCAGAACTGA
- the LOC143464794 gene encoding leucine-rich repeat transmembrane protein FLRT1-like, producing the protein MHVHVIFGLLFILATALPTNGDVCPKKCRCRRGIVYCNERRLTYVPADIPLTTKVLHLQGNKIVNSKSSDQNLKRLIQLKKLNLYNNKLASFPKSLPKSLEYLSLQQNQIRYIARDALEGLSSLTELNLDYNNISDEGLSPTAFQGARSLKDLVLTGNTLQSVPMNLPKSLKWLRMDRNHVSFVSVHATARLSGLSKLDMSHNKLIRISPKALHELKNLTYLNLASNYFEKIPVFPQRSQLTELILSRNKIRYIDRDELRNLFHLSQLDLSSNGLESVEDGGFNDFQNLRSLELHDNPWRCNCYLKYLKTWLEQTTTVVSNLKNIKCHSPPHFRDVTISSIDLEVLTCNADTGKNIIISEVSTHFVRLGYIPDSHDPFYLKYSILYGTFASENCTLPSLPADQSVTLVMKKWYTISMESPFVNLTNLDDDTRYVICIITRYDAEITPSTCQEVITLKPALATTSYVAAESLPVWAIATICSTLLLILGLSFLVWKVHSETKQTKLSTRSDPKSWLYASSITLDARQEFNVTLRPRPMVTSQRSLSNDVISTTHTGMTTVIGEVNTPPQRPISFHERYNENNEVIIENCNWTASQNTDLNDTGIYV; encoded by the coding sequence ATGCATGTGCATGTAATTTTTGGGTTGCTCTTTATATTGGCGACGGCATTACCAACAAACGGGGATGTTTGTCCAAAAAAGTGCAGGTGTCGCCGTGGAATAGTGTATTGCAACGAAAGAAGACTTACTTATGTGCCTGCAGATATCCCATTAACGACCAAGGTCCTTCACCTGCAAGGAAACAAGATAGTTAACAGCAAGTCTTCAGATCAAAACTTAAAGCGATTAATCCAACTCAAGAAACTTAATCTTTACAATAATAAGCTGGCATCGTTCCCTAAATCGCTTCCAAAGTCCCTGGAGTACCTTTCATTGCAGCAAAACCAGATCAGGTACATTGCCAGAGATGCATTGGAAGGCCTGTCTTCTCTTACGGAACTCAATCTTGACTACAACAACATCAGTGACGAAGGTTTATCGCCTACAGCCTTTCAAGGTGCCAGATCTCTCAAAGACCTTGTTTTGACGGGGAATACCCTACAGTCTGTTCCGATGAATCTACCGAAGAGTTTGAAGTGGCTCCGAATGGATCGGAATCACGTGAGTTTCGTCTCTGTTCACGCAACGGCTCGCCTATCAGGTCTATCTAAGCTAGACATGTCCCACAACAAGTTGATTCGCATCTCTCCAAAAGCGTTGCACGAGTTAAAGAATCTTACATATCTTAACTTGGCCAGCAATTACTTTGAGAAGATTCCAGTCTTTCCACAAAGATCCCAATTGACTGAACTGATTCTGTCAAGAAACAAAATTAGATATATTGACCGAGATGAACTTCGCAACCTATTCCATCTATCACAGCTCGACTTGTCGTCAAACGGACTGGAAAGTGTTGAAGACGGTGGCTTTAACGACTTTCAGAATTTACGTAGCTTGGAGCTGCATGACAATCCCTGGCGTTGCAATTGCTACCTCAAGTATCTAAAAACATGGCTTGAGCAAACAACGACGGTCGTAAGCAACTTGAAAAACATCAAGTGTCACAGCCCGCCTCATTTTCGAGACGTTACAATCAGCAGCATTGATCTTGAAGTTTTGACTTGCAATGCCGACACTGGGAAGAACATCATTATATCCGAGGTGTCTACACATTTTGTGCGTTTAGGTTACATACCTGACAGCCACGACCCTTTCTATTTAAAGTACAGTATCTTGTATGGTACGTTTGCCTCGGAAAATTGTACGTTGCCAAGCCTGCCAGCCGATCAGAGCGTGACCCTGGTCATGAAAAAGTGGTATACCATTTCCATGGAGAGTCCTTTTGTTAATTTGACGAACTTGGACGACGATACGCGATACGTGATTTGTATCATCACAAGATATGATGCTGAAATAACACCCAGCACCTGCCAGGAAGTAATTACGCTTAAACCTGCGTTGGCCACTACATCTTACGTTGCGGCGGAAAGCTTACCAGTGTGGGCGATTGCAACAATTTGTTCCACTCTGTTGTTGATACTCGGTCTTAGCTTTTTAGTATGGAAAGTGCATtcggaaacaaaacaaacaaaactttccaCGAGGTCTGATCCCAAATCTTGGTTGTACGCCAGTTCGATAACTTTGGACGCCAGGCAAGAGTTTAACGTCACACTCCGCCCGCGTCCaatggtgacgtcacaacgTTCTTTgagtaatgacgtcatatcaaCTACCCATACGGGTATGACCACCGTAATCGGCGAAGTGAACACGCCTCCGCAAAGGCCTATCAGTTTTCACGAAAGATATAACGAAAATAATGAGGTTATTATTGAAAATTGTAATTGGACTGCTTCACAAAATACTGATTTAAATGATACCGGTATTTACGTGTAA
- the LOC143464795 gene encoding uncharacterized protein LOC143464795, translating into MVNTYKSTPVINLISVEFLSDLLPRSKIIIITLPPSNSVHLDKQLSVRNKEVTSRKVVSLPGKKRKECNCGLIISETGFRSTAMKSITAKVLVIGAQGVGKSSLTFRLAQKAFNDRVTPTIGASYYETIVEIGDHAIKLQLWDTAGQERFKAMIPMYYRNSSAVLLVYDVTNLDSFAEAKKWEEELRRYDNKKLVIYVVGNKYDIPPNLREVDQEVADSFASEIGGHFREVSALSNHGIDEMTTDLCIKLIHRYQNISIRHNETTKKDLVFDQVDLKRPTIGQNHSCCTL; encoded by the exons ATGGTCAATACTTATAAAAGCACGCcagtaattaatttaatttccgTTGAATTTTTATCAGACTTGTTACCGAGGTCaaagattattatcattacACTTCCTCCGTCAAATAGCGTGCATTTGGACAagcaactttcggttcgaaaTAAGGAAGTGACTTCACGCAAGGTGGTATCGCTTCCGGGGAAAAAACGTAAAG AATGCAACTGTGGGTTAATCATTAGTGAAACTGGATTCAGGTCGACCGCAATGAAAAGCATCACCGCTAAAGTGCTAGTAATCGGAGCCCAAG gTGTCGGAAAATCGTCTCTCACGTTCCGATTGGCTCAGAAGGCCTTCAACGACCGCGTAACCCCAACGATCGGCGCTTCTTATTATGAAACGATCGT AGAGATCGGTGACCATGCAATCAAGCTACAGCTTTGGGATACAGCAGGTCAGGAACGCTTCAAGGCCATG ATACCAATGTATTACAGGAACTCGTCTGCGGTTCTCTTAgtatatgacgtcacaaacttGGACAGTTTCGCGGAGGCAAAAAAGTGGGAAGAAG AACTCCGCCGATATGACAACAAAAAGCTGG TCATTTACGTGGTTGGTAACAAATACGACATACCACCTAACCTTCGGGAAGTTGACCAGGAAGTTGCCGACTCGTTCGCATCAGAAATTGGAGGACACTTCAGAGAGGTTTCGGCTTTATCAAACCACG GTATCGATGAAATGACTACTGACCTCTGTATAAAGCTAATCCATCGTTATCAGAATATCAGCATACGTCACAACGAGACCACCAAGAAGGACCTTGTATTTGATCAGGTCGACTTAAAACGACCGACGATCGGACAGAACCACTCATGTTGCACACTATGA